One part of the Dyadobacter sp. 676 genome encodes these proteins:
- a CDS encoding acyl-CoA thioesterase has translation MPVEAESRVIIRFQDCDPLMHLNNSKYFDYFFNVREDQVSKLYGFSFEAMFRELRTSWVVYQHQIAYVRPARISEWVRITSRVIYYNEDTMVTEYFMTNDLRTELKTVLWTTSKHISITSGQRVPHPQEVMDYLVATCVPGLDFPNLHFNDRIHAIKQELLQGTNA, from the coding sequence ATGCCCGTCGAAGCAGAATCGCGGGTCATTATCCGTTTCCAGGATTGCGATCCACTGATGCACCTGAACAACTCCAAATATTTTGATTACTTCTTCAATGTACGGGAAGACCAGGTTTCCAAATTGTATGGTTTCAGTTTCGAAGCGATGTTCCGTGAGTTGCGGACAAGCTGGGTTGTGTACCAGCACCAGATCGCGTACGTACGCCCGGCGCGCATCAGCGAGTGGGTACGCATCACATCACGTGTGATCTATTATAATGAAGACACCATGGTGACCGAGTATTTCATGACCAACGACCTGCGTACCGAACTGAAAACCGTTCTCTGGACTACCTCGAAACATATCAGCATTACGTCGGGACAACGTGTGCCGCATCCGCAGGAGGTGATGGACTATCTCGTCGCTACTTGCGTTCCCGGTCTCGACTTCCCCAACCTGCATTTCAACGACCGCATCCATGCCATCAAGCAGGAATTGCTTCAGGGGACTAACGCGTAG
- a CDS encoding translocation/assembly module TamB domain-containing protein, which produces MDFNFNLTPDATCEIIFDRQTGDVLRGNGSGRLNLNIDTQGDFTMAGTYEIEKGEYNFTLQNVINKKFNIKPGSRIVWSGDPYGAQLDVKAGYTQMVSLAGVLPNTSNLGNNNGDALSRRYPVEVTIGLSERLMSPTIRYDLKILDNPSLSAYRGQLEAFQNKLKSDEQELSRQVSSLLVVNQLLPESSLATVGSQNFLGSSISELVSNQISRWASGINENLEVGVSGLSLDQNAWNNLQLRFSYRFLNDRFRVTRDGRFTSGTQSQTGASQYDAASLLGEWTLEYWLNSKGSVRVKAYNRNIQNSLMFNTGTFTTGGVSMQFTHSFNRFTRAPKPGVKIPFLPPDSSKQDTVRKLISEKESTR; this is translated from the coding sequence ATGGATTTCAATTTTAACCTTACCCCCGATGCGACCTGCGAGATCATCTTCGACCGGCAGACCGGCGACGTCCTGCGCGGTAACGGCAGCGGTCGTCTTAATCTGAACATCGATACCCAGGGCGATTTCACGATGGCCGGTACCTACGAGATCGAGAAGGGCGAATATAACTTTACACTTCAGAATGTCATCAACAAGAAATTCAATATCAAACCGGGAAGCCGGATCGTATGGTCGGGCGACCCGTACGGTGCGCAGCTGGACGTAAAAGCCGGCTACACGCAAATGGTGTCACTCGCTGGCGTATTACCCAATACGAGCAATCTGGGCAACAATAACGGCGACGCGTTGTCGAGGAGATACCCTGTGGAGGTAACCATCGGCCTGTCGGAGCGATTGATGTCGCCAACGATCCGTTATGACCTTAAAATACTGGATAATCCGTCGCTGAGTGCTTATCGTGGCCAGTTGGAGGCATTTCAGAATAAATTGAAATCCGACGAGCAGGAATTGAGCCGACAGGTGAGCAGCTTGCTGGTGGTGAACCAGCTTCTGCCGGAAAGCAGCCTGGCGACCGTGGGTAGCCAGAATTTCCTTGGCAGCAGCATCAGCGAACTTGTGTCGAACCAGATCAGCCGCTGGGCGTCGGGGATCAATGAGAACCTGGAAGTGGGTGTTTCGGGCTTGTCACTCGACCAGAACGCCTGGAATAACCTTCAACTCCGGTTCTCGTATCGATTCCTGAACGACCGTTTCCGCGTCACGCGCGACGGGCGGTTTACATCGGGAACGCAGTCGCAAACCGGTGCTTCCCAATACGATGCCGCGAGTTTGCTGGGCGAATGGACATTGGAATACTGGCTGAACAGCAAAGGGTCGGTACGGGTGAAAGCCTACAACCGGAACATTCAGAACAGCCTGATGTTCAATACCGGCACCTTCACGACGGGTGGTGTGAGCATGCAGTTTACCCACAGCTTCAACCGCTTTACCCGTGCCCCGAAGCCGGGTGTGAAAATTCCCTTCCTGCCGCCGGACTCGTCGAAGCAGGATACCGTCAGAAAGCTGATCTCCGAAAAAGAATCTACGCGTTAG
- a CDS encoding translocation/assembly module TamB domain-containing protein → MLKFLKALGNGLIVVIILVLLALGIATTALQLPSVQTWAVRHVTANISGKLGYPIAIGKVNIKWFDVVSLEGVSVKDTSGADMIDVGRIDVNLNLNNIIRDSAREIFLDEVNVFQPNVHLVIVPESGDLNIDGFIARINELTAPAVPRPPDAPENNTPFIIGKAKVIDGTFGYDDPRQPRDRGVRVFDYSHFSLRHLYGELNDFLVQGDTISFRARNLKTVDKQTGLEMHDLDTRFLFCQKKMEFRELDAHIGNSHLKDEVTFYYNRSGELGDFNHKIRMKGHLVGSRVDSRDLGLFSSYIDGLNETWLISGDFNGKVDDFVVSNTDLHFGKNSRLIGDIGFRGLPTIEGVQMDIRLSVSRIDPADLVQYYPEWGMHPDLQKFGYTLLDGTFKGTLEDFAVNASASSELGELSGDLVFHIADAQTTTYSGEVKTAAFNLGTLLEDEDNWQELDFEGKVYGKGLELSLASADMNATVHRIGFRNYDYKNIRLKGNLQNQYFNGLVSARDSNLMVSLDGEFDLSGQQNKFDVKGLVEKANLKELGFSRDPITLRTQLNVNVSGNTVDELVGDARLLETYLVMTHKERNLVIDTLVFSSRNQAGKRELQLDSEFLTARVEGNFLPTQAWKDVSQVLEEYKLYFFENEATRDDYYASKPLKLLRSRYQIDYAVQTHNLSRFLAFLSPEIYISRGAKAEGTFKMDNTAVLTFNAVSDTVSYGKNQFIKAEVDVTTSKFVNSAEVLASILVISDKQQISKMVPTEKMELEGTWDTDHIDFNGAIHQVKSNNRANLAGEIRFLAAGLDIGFKNSKLYLLDEEWNVPSESLISIVGNDITMSNLGLVSGKQRIFLSGTASEDPEKSLLLDIKNFKLASLNPVFNTRLSGIMDGAAKVKDIYNSVVLDANFAIEGLGYGQYEFGNLSGTGDWDQTTSELQIDAQLNKNARRVFNLTGSYRPKLETNTLNLKAIFNQADFKAIEPFAEGLVSDISGTAQGTVSIKGVVDAPVLEGSLMVDKGRMKFDYLQSVFTFSDKINFSESEITVNNILVTDADGNTATLRGGVFHDGFKYFSLGFNADLRNFKILNTNAKDNDIFYGTAYVTGPVAVYGPIDNLNIEANVSSNKGTRIYIPLDGATEVATQDYIQFVSKMVAADSTNGTPVDSIARSQIAGGD, encoded by the coding sequence ATGTTAAAATTCCTGAAGGCGCTGGGTAATGGTCTGATCGTGGTTATCATCCTCGTGCTGCTGGCGCTTGGGATTGCTACCACCGCATTGCAGCTGCCTTCGGTACAAACCTGGGCCGTCAGGCATGTGACTGCCAACATTTCCGGTAAACTCGGATATCCCATCGCCATCGGAAAAGTCAATATCAAATGGTTCGACGTCGTTTCGCTCGAAGGCGTTTCGGTAAAAGACACCTCGGGTGCGGATATGATCGACGTCGGCCGTATCGATGTAAACCTCAATTTGAATAATATCATCCGCGATTCCGCCCGCGAAATTTTTCTCGACGAGGTCAATGTATTTCAGCCTAATGTGCATCTGGTAATCGTGCCCGAATCCGGCGATCTCAATATCGACGGGTTCATCGCCCGTATCAACGAGCTGACGGCGCCTGCTGTACCGAGGCCGCCCGATGCTCCTGAAAACAATACGCCTTTCATCATAGGCAAAGCCAAGGTGATCGACGGGACTTTCGGTTACGACGACCCCCGCCAGCCGCGCGACAGGGGCGTGAGGGTGTTCGACTATTCCCATTTCAGTCTGCGTCACCTATACGGCGAGCTCAACGACTTCCTCGTTCAGGGCGATACGATTTCTTTTCGTGCCAGGAACCTGAAAACCGTCGATAAGCAAACGGGCCTGGAAATGCACGATCTCGACACCCGTTTTCTTTTCTGCCAGAAAAAAATGGAGTTCAGGGAACTCGACGCGCACATCGGGAACTCGCATTTGAAAGACGAGGTCACATTCTACTATAACCGGTCGGGCGAGCTGGGCGATTTTAACCACAAAATCCGCATGAAAGGCCACCTGGTAGGCAGTCGTGTGGATTCGCGGGACCTTGGACTGTTTTCGAGCTATATCGATGGGTTGAATGAAACCTGGCTGATTTCGGGCGACTTTAATGGAAAGGTCGACGATTTCGTAGTGTCCAATACCGATTTGCATTTCGGGAAAAACAGCCGTCTGATCGGCGATATCGGATTTAGAGGCTTGCCCACCATCGAAGGCGTGCAGATGGACATCCGGTTGTCGGTTTCGAGGATCGACCCGGCCGATCTGGTTCAGTACTACCCGGAATGGGGCATGCATCCTGACTTGCAAAAATTTGGCTACACACTGCTGGACGGCACTTTCAAAGGTACGCTGGAAGATTTCGCGGTGAATGCATCGGCGTCGTCGGAACTGGGCGAGTTGTCGGGGGACCTGGTGTTTCATATTGCCGACGCCCAAACGACGACCTATTCGGGAGAAGTGAAAACGGCCGCATTTAATCTGGGGACCTTGCTGGAAGACGAGGATAACTGGCAGGAGCTCGATTTTGAAGGGAAAGTATACGGGAAGGGACTGGAGCTTTCACTGGCTTCGGCGGATATGAATGCAACCGTCCACAGGATCGGTTTCCGGAACTACGATTACAAAAACATCCGGCTCAAAGGAAATTTACAAAACCAGTATTTCAACGGACTGGTAAGCGCGCGCGACAGCAACCTGATGGTGAGCCTGGACGGCGAATTTGACCTCTCCGGGCAGCAGAACAAGTTCGATGTCAAGGGATTGGTGGAAAAGGCGAATCTGAAAGAGCTCGGTTTCAGCCGGGACCCGATCACTCTCCGCACGCAATTGAATGTCAACGTTTCGGGGAATACCGTGGATGAACTGGTCGGCGATGCCAGGTTGCTGGAAACCTACCTGGTAATGACCCACAAGGAGCGGAATCTGGTAATCGATACGCTGGTTTTTTCATCGAGAAACCAGGCAGGAAAGCGGGAATTGCAACTGGACAGCGAGTTTCTGACGGCCCGGGTCGAGGGCAATTTTCTACCTACGCAGGCGTGGAAAGACGTAAGTCAGGTGCTGGAAGAGTATAAGCTTTATTTCTTTGAAAATGAGGCAACTCGAGATGATTATTATGCCAGTAAGCCTTTAAAGCTCCTGCGAAGCAGGTATCAGATCGACTATGCGGTGCAAACCCATAACCTCTCGCGTTTTCTGGCCTTTCTCAGCCCGGAAATTTACATCTCGCGCGGGGCTAAGGCGGAGGGCACCTTCAAAATGGATAACACGGCGGTTCTTACCTTCAACGCGGTATCCGATACGGTGAGCTATGGGAAAAACCAGTTTATAAAAGCAGAGGTGGATGTGACTACTTCCAAATTCGTCAACAGCGCCGAGGTACTCGCGTCCATTCTCGTTATTTCCGACAAGCAGCAAATCAGTAAAATGGTTCCGACCGAGAAAATGGAACTCGAAGGCACCTGGGATACGGATCATATCGATTTCAATGGCGCAATCCATCAGGTGAAAAGCAACAATCGAGCGAACCTGGCAGGCGAGATACGCTTTTTGGCTGCCGGTCTCGACATCGGTTTTAAAAATTCCAAACTTTATCTGCTCGATGAAGAATGGAATGTCCCGTCCGAAAGCCTGATCTCGATCGTCGGAAACGATATTACGATGTCAAACCTCGGCCTGGTGAGCGGCAAACAACGCATTTTCCTGAGCGGTACCGCTTCTGAAGATCCGGAAAAAAGCCTTTTGCTGGATATCAAGAACTTCAAACTAGCCAGTTTAAACCCGGTTTTCAATACCAGACTTTCAGGGATCATGGACGGCGCGGCGAAGGTGAAGGATATTTATAACAGCGTTGTGCTCGATGCCAATTTCGCTATCGAGGGGCTTGGTTACGGGCAATATGAATTCGGGAATCTCTCGGGGACCGGCGATTGGGACCAGACCACGAGCGAGCTGCAAATCGATGCACAGCTTAACAAGAATGCACGGCGCGTTTTCAACCTAACCGGATCGTACCGTCCCAAGCTGGAAACCAATACGCTGAATCTGAAAGCGATCTTCAACCAGGCCGATTTCAAAGCGATTGAACCATTTGCCGAGGGACTGGTGTCGGATATTAGTGGAACCGCGCAGGGGACCGTGTCGATCAAGGGCGTGGTAGATGCCCCGGTGCTGGAAGGTTCCTTGATGGTGGACAAGGGACGGATGAAGTTCGATTATCTGCAATCTGTATTTACATTCAGCGACAAGATCAATTTTTCGGAAAGCGAGATCACGGTTAACAACATTCTCGTAACCGATGCCGACGGCAATACCGCAACGCTGCGTGGCGGGGTTTTTCACGACGGTTTCAAATACTTTTCGCTCGGGTTCAATGCGGATCTCCGCAATTTCAAAATATTGAATACCAATGCGAAGGACAACGATATCTTTTACGGAACGGCCTATGTGACCGGTCCAGTGGCTGTTTACGGGCCGATCGACAACCTGAATATCGAGGCCAATGTCAGCAGTAATAAAGGTACCAGGATATATATTCCGCTGGATGGCGCAACCGAAGTCGCAACGCAGGACTACATTCAGTTTGTGAGTAAAATGGTGGCTGCGGACAGCACGAACGGTACACCGGTTGACTCGATTGCGAGGAGCCAGATAGCCGGGGGGGATTAA
- a CDS encoding pitrilysin family protein — MVMKSKRTNLFRHVSLAAMMLAAMLAMPSEAQQLPKGVTKVTSVEGITEYNLENGLKVLMFPDPSKPTITVNVTYLVGSRHEGYGETGMAHLLEHLVFKGSPKHTNIPQELTEHGARPNGTTWYDRTNYFETFSATEENLKWALDLESDRMVNSFIAKKDLDSEFSVVRNEFESGENSPFRVLMERVISTGFLWHNYGKSTIGNRSDIERVPIENLQAFYKKYYQPDNAVLTVAGKIDEAKTLALVNEYFGKIPKPTRVLPKSYTVEPTQDGERFVELKRTGDVQMLMAMYHIMPGSHADYPAMEVLTELLTSEPNGRLYKNLVDTKKASSQFGFSFQLYDPGLVLFGAEILKEKSLDEARKAFVATLDSAAILKPSKEDVERAKTTLLKNWDLEFRNSERVGLSISESIATGDWRLAFLFRDNIRKVTPEDVFRVAQYYFKPSNRTLGTFVPEANPVRAEIPEAPKVADLLKDYKGEAVVAEGEAFDPSPANVETRTTRIEKANTVETALLPKKTRGNVVAARITLRYGDEKSLENKATISDLTGSMLDKGTKTKTRQQVKDEFDRLKARVSFFGAANQAGASIETTKENLPAVMKLVAEVLKTPAFDENEFEKLKQEELAGIESQRSEPQAIAFNQYRRLVSPYPKSDVRYVGTFDEDVESIKATTIDQIRQFHKDFYGANNASVAVVGDFDKDAIQKIVNDEFGSWKSARPFTRIASPYQPVKAENKSIETPDKANAMFVAGMNMPLQDTDPDYPALIVGNYMLGGGFLNSRLATRIRQKEGLSYGVGSQFSASPLDKNGTFMSYAIYAPQNAEKLEAAFREEIEKVMKEGFTADELKAAKSGYLQSRQVARSQDASLANTLTSNLYLNRTMQWDADFEKKIEALTPEQIKAAFNKHIDYNKLVIIKAGDFEKAKKGAQTAGAPAQLGGSEKK; from the coding sequence ATGGTCATGAAATCTAAAAGAACAAATTTGTTCAGGCACGTTTCGCTGGCTGCAATGATGCTGGCCGCGATGCTTGCGATGCCGTCGGAAGCGCAGCAACTGCCGAAGGGCGTTACGAAAGTCACGTCCGTTGAAGGGATTACCGAATACAATCTCGAAAACGGCCTGAAAGTGCTTATGTTTCCGGACCCTTCGAAACCGACCATTACGGTAAACGTGACCTATCTCGTGGGCTCGCGTCATGAAGGTTATGGTGAAACCGGTATGGCCCACCTGCTCGAACACCTTGTATTCAAGGGCTCTCCGAAGCATACCAATATCCCGCAGGAACTCACGGAGCACGGTGCCCGCCCGAACGGGACCACCTGGTATGACCGAACCAACTACTTCGAAACATTTTCGGCAACCGAAGAAAACCTGAAATGGGCACTCGACCTGGAATCCGACCGGATGGTAAACTCTTTTATTGCCAAAAAGGATCTGGACAGCGAGTTTAGCGTGGTGCGGAACGAGTTCGAATCGGGCGAGAACAGTCCTTTCCGCGTTCTGATGGAGCGGGTAATTTCGACCGGTTTCCTGTGGCACAATTACGGCAAATCCACGATCGGTAACCGTTCCGACATCGAGCGCGTGCCTATTGAAAACCTGCAAGCCTTTTATAAAAAATATTATCAGCCGGATAATGCCGTACTCACCGTCGCGGGCAAGATCGACGAGGCGAAAACACTGGCGCTGGTTAACGAATATTTTGGAAAAATCCCGAAACCCACCCGCGTCCTTCCCAAATCCTACACCGTCGAACCCACGCAGGACGGCGAACGCTTTGTGGAGCTGAAACGTACCGGCGACGTACAAATGCTGATGGCCATGTATCACATCATGCCGGGCTCTCATGCCGACTATCCGGCGATGGAGGTGCTGACGGAGCTCCTGACCAGCGAACCTAACGGACGTTTGTACAAGAATCTGGTAGATACCAAAAAGGCTTCTTCGCAATTCGGTTTCAGTTTTCAGCTGTACGATCCGGGACTGGTTCTTTTCGGGGCGGAGATTTTGAAGGAAAAGTCACTTGACGAGGCCCGGAAAGCATTCGTCGCGACACTCGATTCGGCGGCGATCCTGAAACCTTCGAAGGAAGATGTGGAACGGGCCAAAACGACCCTTCTCAAAAACTGGGACCTCGAATTCCGGAATTCCGAAAGGGTGGGGCTGAGCATTAGCGAATCCATCGCTACCGGCGACTGGCGGCTGGCATTCCTTTTCCGCGACAATATCCGTAAGGTTACCCCCGAGGACGTTTTCCGCGTCGCCCAGTATTATTTCAAACCCTCGAACCGTACGCTCGGAACGTTCGTGCCCGAAGCCAACCCGGTAAGAGCGGAAATCCCCGAAGCCCCGAAAGTGGCCGATCTGTTAAAAGATTATAAGGGCGAGGCGGTGGTAGCGGAAGGCGAGGCCTTCGACCCGTCACCGGCCAATGTCGAAACCCGCACGACGCGTATTGAGAAGGCCAATACCGTCGAAACCGCATTACTGCCCAAAAAGACCCGTGGAAATGTCGTGGCGGCGCGTATTACCCTGCGCTACGGGGACGAAAAGAGTCTTGAGAATAAAGCAACGATTTCGGATCTGACCGGCTCGATGCTCGATAAAGGCACGAAAACCAAAACCCGCCAGCAAGTAAAGGACGAGTTCGATCGTTTGAAAGCCCGCGTAAGCTTTTTCGGCGCAGCTAACCAGGCCGGGGCCAGCATCGAAACAACGAAGGAAAACCTTCCGGCCGTAATGAAACTGGTTGCCGAAGTGCTGAAGACCCCTGCATTCGACGAAAATGAGTTTGAGAAGCTGAAACAGGAAGAACTTGCGGGTATCGAATCGCAGCGCAGCGAGCCGCAGGCGATCGCATTCAATCAGTACCGGCGCCTCGTTTCACCGTATCCTAAGAGCGATGTACGTTATGTAGGTACGTTCGATGAAGATGTGGAGAGCATTAAAGCCACGACAATCGACCAGATCCGTCAGTTTCACAAGGATTTTTACGGAGCTAACAACGCATCGGTGGCGGTTGTAGGGGATTTCGACAAAGACGCTATTCAGAAGATCGTGAATGACGAGTTCGGAAGCTGGAAGAGCGCCCGTCCGTTTACCCGCATCGCGTCGCCTTACCAGCCCGTAAAGGCGGAAAACAAATCGATCGAAACGCCGGATAAGGCCAATGCGATGTTCGTGGCAGGTATGAACATGCCGTTGCAGGATACCGACCCGGATTATCCCGCGCTGATTGTGGGCAACTATATGCTCGGCGGCGGTTTCCTGAACTCGCGCCTGGCTACACGCATCCGCCAGAAAGAAGGGCTGAGCTACGGTGTGGGCTCTCAGTTTTCGGCCAGCCCGCTGGATAAGAACGGTACATTTATGTCGTATGCGATTTACGCCCCGCAGAATGCCGAAAAACTGGAAGCGGCATTCAGGGAAGAAATCGAGAAGGTGATGAAAGAAGGGTTTACGGCCGATGAATTGAAGGCGGCGAAATCGGGTTACCTGCAATCGCGGCAGGTGGCGCGCTCACAGGATGCGTCGCTGGCGAACACCCTCACCAGCAACCTTTACCTGAACCGTACCATGCAATGGGATGCCGATTTCGAGAAGAAGATCGAGGCGCTGACGCCGGAGCAGATCAAAGCCGCATTTAACAAGCACATCGATTACAACAAACTCGTGATCATCAAGGCGGGGGACTTCGAGAAGGCTAAAAAAGGTGCTCAAACAGCAGGTGCCCCCGCCCAGCTTGGGGGAAGCGAGAAAAAGTAA